The genomic window tgcatgcagactggaggagccggggtattgaaccaccaaccttctggttagtggacgaccctctctatCTTCTTTGCCTTTCAGTTTGTAAAAAAACGGTTTCCTGGCATAGAAACATCaacataattaatttgagaCAGAGATAAAACGTTTTTTTGAATTTACTGATTGGTGTCGACAGCCTTTTTTTGCTCATGATCTCCGTCCAATCACAAACCTGCTTCTACTGACCTTAAAGGTCATTGCTGCCTTCGGGGTGCGAGATGTTACTGGTCCCAGTTTGTGTTTCTACGGCGATCATTGGGAAATCTAGCTACTGTGCATGTAGGCATCAGCCTGTTTAGTCACATTAAACCGCACAGTGGGAGATTATTGACAGATCAAATGGGAGGGTTCCAGTGTAACCAGGCATTTGAAAGAGGGGCCTTCAGATGTAATCAACTGTGTTTACTGGTTAAATGGGACATATATTAAATGGTTTTAATATAGTTTTGCGGATCGCTGCCCACAGACACGAGCTGATGTGTCGGCAGGTAAAAGCAACAAGTGGGTAACAGGTAACTTTCCCGAAAATCAGTTTAACTGTTATCGTGCTATCTCCACTAGCCTAAAACCCCATTAGCAAGCTAGCCCGGTTCATTGAGgcactatgtgtgtgtctgtgtgtgtgtgtttgtggtgcagCTCGCAGCTGAAAAGAGAAACGCTGAGCTAAAAGCGCTTCTCCGCAGCGGAACACACCGATGTTATCGAGGCGGACGAGCCCCGTGACACACGACTGTCAGCGGGCAAACACCAGAGAGGAACCAGCTGCTGGTGGTTCCTCAGACCCGGACCCCACCGAGCTCCTGCCGCGCCAGAATCGAACTCACGGCGCAGTCACCGCGTTTTATTTACCGTGAAAGCGTCGGTGCTCCGCGGTGAGTCTTCAGGCTTTGTGGCGTCTCTGCTCTGCTCGCTGTGGGACTTCCGGCAGCGCCACTGACAACAACCGACTGCGTCAACACCTTTTCCGGTGCAcagctttcttctttttttttcaaaataagcgCACGGACTTCTGTTTACGACGCCGTGTGCTGtgcgtgtcaaaataaaagcacgtaTACGGGTTTGTAGCGCCCTCTTGTGGTTTTACCTAAACCCTTCACCTAAGCACCtggtaaagtaaataaataaataaagtagaaCTACAGATACGGAACAGCCCGAGGGACATTTCTGAGTGCGGAAGTGCCACCTGAATATGGGAAGAGCAGAAAGTGAGAAGAGTTCCTGTCTCGGCAGCGGAGCACGGAGGTTTCTAAAGAAATGGAACATCCAGGCTCTTCCTCTGTGGGACCCGGTGGGGTGGATCGGCCGCTGTCCCAACGACACGGCCCCAGACGTTGGTCCGTGGTCGCCCTGTCCGTCCTGGGCTCCGCGGCGTGTGTGTCCGCTGTCGGTTGCTTATGCGCCTTCATCTACCCCATACTGAAAGGTAATGTGTGTCACGGAGGCGCGTGGTCGTGATGGTCGAAACTTTTAATAACTATCAAGTCACTTTGTGTAAGTTTTTCTTGACTCTTGGGACCCCAAGGAGAAATTCCCAGTGGGGCCCCTCCTTCAGCATTAGTCAATGttatgttttaaataatcttgGGTAGcaagtgtttttaaattcaaatctttCACTTACATGACtacatttaaatacagaacATTGAAACCTTccaattttcaaaatgtaatcaACAATAAAAGCCCTAAAGGGTTCAACATTAGCAGACATAAGTTGGCACAATATAAATCTATTAAAAGTCATAAATACCTTAAAATAAAAGGTACATTTTAATACTGTCTGTCCTGCCATGCTCGTTTCTTATTCCACATCATctagttttctctttctctcataaAGGATATTATTTAAGAAGGGATGACGAAGTGGAAACTCATCCACATCTGATTTCTTTAGGCAAATGTTCAATGAAATGACACTGACAAGAGTGTGACTGTTTCAGAGCTGCGGgcagggagagtgagaggagaggacgggACCGCAGAGAGAATCCTGGGTGAGTATCaggacgtctctctctctgtcatctccACGTACAGTTACATGAAGTCGCCATACAATCTTCTATCTGTAATAAAGAGCTGAAAGTCCTTCTACCCACACTTTAGTTGGGTTTACAAAAACAATTACAGATTTAAACTAATTTGATGATGCTTTTGCATTTTTGCAGGTTTCTGGAGCATCCTTGTGCTGTCAGTAGTCGTTGGATGCATCTGCTGCGTCTTCTCCTGGACTCTCACCTACCTGGACTCATACCAGCCGGGCAAGGGGTTCCTGTCACCGCTGTCACTGGCCCACTTCAGGTAACAGGGTGTCGGACGAGTGTGTGATGTGGTCCCTTGTGTTTGAACTCACTGGTAAACAGCAGAGGATGACGTCATATTAAAAACTTCcttgcctctctgtgtttcttcaaGTGATGAACCTGGCCATCGATTTCAAGTGGGTTATGGTGCTGTCGTCCTCAACGGCATCATGGCCATGCTCACCGTCTTCTGGATCCTCACCTGAcatgactacacacacacacacacacacacacacactgtttcttttgtttgtgtttctgttagtCTGTgggattacacaaaactactggactcattaaaacaacattttgaaaaaaggatCCAGCATGGATCAGGACATAAATATTTGGGTGCACATCACATGAGGAATCCGCACggagctctgtgtgttttttgtcaatTTCTGAAATTGTTTTCTCcttccatgtttgtttgcccACGTCACACGATCTGAGCTGTGGGGGATTCCATTTGGCGAGGTCTGCAGAAATGTTCCTGTGCTATAACGGTGGGACAGGCCTGAGCTGTATTTATTGGATGCATTTATATAAGGAGGACGGAAACtgccaacatttaaaaacatttataaattaataatcaacttgtagatatataaataaagtaaaagttcaggaggccggaagtttgatttgattaataaGTAATGAGTCACCCTTACTCCTTGTGCTAGTTTATGGGAacaatatgtaatttatttgatCAAGGAATATAAACCAGAAGGTTTTGCATGAAAAttcagaattatattaaattatgtaGTGTAAGTATGTGTCTTTGTAGAAAATGATCTGTCAACATAAAACGCGTATGATCCAATTTAGAAAGATAATGGAAACAAACACCTATAGAGAACATTAGAAAAGTTTATTTGTGATAAGTATTGCATAGACCAACTTTGAATGAATAAacttttttaggggggggggcacataaATATGTGACCACTAGTTATCCAGGAAACACGAATGGTACATTCAGCTGCTTAACATTcatgacaaatgtgtgtttccaactATCGTATGAATACTTCAATAATACAGTAGTATTTAATTTCAACTGCATGGATACAGTATTTCTTGATAGAGCACAttttcaaataacacaaaactaATTCCAAACATTGTTGTGAAGCCTTAATAataagaattattattattattattattcacatgttgatattattattagctTCATGTTCTTTAGGCCCTTTTTAGACCAGGCAAACAGTGTCTGAACTTCACATTTCTACAGCAGTGAGTTATTTAGTTGCAAATCCATCACTTCTAGCAGGATTTTATATCGACATGAATAAAAAGTGAACATTTGGCCAGTAGAAAAGAAACATGCGTTATCtgcttcccacacacacaccatcacactcTACAAAACAACAGTCACATACTGTAACAGAACATTTCTCTGCTCCAGGTATAGATTTTGCCAAATGTTAATTTCTTGAAAATTCATTCAGATGATTCGAGTCAGCGATTTGTTCGCTACTTTATACTCAAGGGTTGTAACTTCCTGTGCTCTGTAAACCTTCCTGAATTCATTTTGAAGAAATTAAGCAGCTCCAGGTAATTTTTGACCTTTTGAGGCACTTCTTCAAACACAGCAGCTATTGTGTAGTACAGTATAGATAAGCCTGATACACATTATCAGAGCCAGTAGTTATCATTTAGAAAACAATACTCAATCTATAAGTTATaaggagaaaattaataaatagaaaaatagaaatatatctTTTGGCTGGGGCAAGATTCAACACAGCTTATTAGTACGAACAAAGTACCATTCACATCCGTTCTTTAGTTCATACAGTCTAAGGCATCAGCTTCCATAAGGTAAAGCACAGAATGGATTCCTGTCCATCTGGAAAGTTGTGTCACTTGATGATCACATTAAATGTTACGTTTGTACGCAAATATACTCACAACACGTTTTCTGTGTTGAGTAAGTGCTATCAAGTATTAACAGAGTAACCAGCAGCAGCCACCTCATGTTccctccactaacatggaggagccaGGATTTGTGACcaatgctgcagccagccaccggaTCGAGGTTCGTCGTCCTCTACACACGAGAGTCCAACACATTCCCCATGACAATAGCATGACAATAGTTTGCTTCGGCTGTGACTGTCAGATTGTTCTACGCTCCACTGGCCTGTAGTGGCCAGAAGTGTTTAAAGTAGTGTAGGTAAAGAAACAGTGAGTAGCCTGCAGTCGTTACACAGACTTTAGGTTTTAGTCTCTACTTTCTACTACAGTGCAACTGAAGAGTTAATGCGTTCTCTCTGCTTTGGGGCTTTAGTGCGGCAGTGTCATGATGTTTTATCTGCTGGAGCTCGTATCGCTGATGGGAGGAGAGCCTGACTCTGCTTCTGCTCGGCTGTCGTCCATATTGTCCTGCTTGCAGCGCCTCCTGGAGGCAAGTCGGAAAAGCCCAGCGATGAGGAAGACTGTGGAAATGACTGCAAAGTAGCCGCCATAGATGAGGAACTGAGGGAAGGAAACAAGGAAACTATCAGTCCCATAGACAGAAAAAGTACACACATTATTTACTCAAGTGGAAGTACTGATCACGGTAAAAGTACTGGTTCAACgtctttactcaagtaaaagtatgaCAGTACAGGCTCTGAAATGTTCTCGAAGTATAAAAGTAAGAGGTTCCCCTCTGAAGACAATTTCTACCACCGATACTTGAGCAAATGAAACTGTGACATATTTATAGTTTGAAGACTATTCAACTTAAACCCCTCTTACTTCAAAGTTGATCCCAATGATAAACGCTGAAGTAGATCAGAGACCTGAAGTAAGTTACAGTGAAGAAGACCACAGGTGCCTCCATGTTACATTCGGGGGCCCGGTTTCTGCTTCCTCACCTGAGTGAAGACGTCGAGGCCGAGGCCGGCCGAGTCCACCACCACGAACGTGAGCAGCGACTGCAGCAGGAGGGCCATGAAGGTGTTGACTCCGAACACCAGGGCGTACCGCTGCGTGCTGAGACTGGCTGCAATCTGATATCTGAAGGGTCAGAGCACAGTAACACATCACGAGGAGGGTTTACAGGTTAGATCTATGGACAAGACATTTCTTGACTTATACAGCAGTTTAGATAATGACGGTGAAAGATAAGCACGGAAGTAAATGTTTGTTGTGGTGAGAAAGACCTCTGACATTCAAATCCTCCCTCAATGTAATGCACAAGAAAACTTCGGAGGAAGAACATCATGATCCCTCGTCATCCTGCAGCCAGATATTTGTCTAAGCtcgtgtttgttttctgtatgCGGGGTGATTCAGCTTTCCCACACTTGTCAAACCAGATCATATTAATAACGGATGAATAGGACTTGTTGGATCGGAGTTTctttcacaaatcaaaattcaCTTGCACACAATGGTTTCAGTTATATCACAtggactgtgtttgtgtgttttctttgcacTCACGTGGCCACTGTGATTAGCAGCATGTACATGGCCCTGAAGAGGACGTACGAGGCGTAACACAGCCAGATTTGCCTCAGCGTGtccatgacaaacacacacacagccatcagCAGGGAGAGGACGCACAGAACCAGCTCGCCCCACAGAGCCCAGTTTATCGGTAGGTAGCCCACCAGCAGAGCTGCCAGAGCCCCTGTAACAGAGCAGCTGTTAGATACTGTTCACTCACACATCACTGCATACACATCTGACTGCTTCAAAGTCTGAAATCTGTTATATACTTGTGAGAGTTAATGTATCAATAGGACTCAATTGAGCCCCAGACCAACTTGCGAGTTTAGATTCTCACAAAGTGGCAGCCGGAAGCAGCCTCACCTAACAGAGTGGACAGTGTCTCCACATAGCCGTTGTAGATTTCATATTCCTTGGATGGACGGATGTTCTCCCACAGTGGCTGCGCATAGTTGACGACCTGGAAGTAGCCGCACGTGGCCAATGCCCACCACACCGACCAGGCCAACAGGGGGCGACACTTGTAGCACTCCAGGAAATCGGCGAACAGCATTTGCATCACCTCCACGAGACCGCTGCTCTGGCTGTCTGCCTCGGAGGACCTGGTtatctgcagggagagagaggtggacgTAAAACAGAGCGAGTCACGTTTGAACAGATGCATCACGACCCTGACTTAACCTGATCAAAGCGGTTAGTCGCTCACCGTGGAGTcctcacagctgctcagaggcACTTTGCTCTCCAAGTCGTCCCCCTTCACCATGAGGGGTGTGC from Platichthys flesus chromosome 22, fPlaFle2.1, whole genome shotgun sequence includes these protein-coding regions:
- the slc19a2 gene encoding thiamine transporter 1, producing the protein MSVLYPTLLLCAYGFFSNLRPSEPFLTAYLMGPDQNLTESQIVSEIYPVWTYSYLALLFPVFLATDYLCYKPVLVLQAISFVVTYVMLLKTQGLLAMQLVEFFFGLATASEVAYYSYIYSVVEPAHYQRVTGYCRSVALFGSAAGSLIGQLLLSVVKAQLRHLVIVTLASAAVAFVAPWFLPMPQRSLFFHKSSATAEKTQQSSSTPLMVKGDDLESKVPLSSCEDSTITRSSEADSQSSGLVEVMQMLFADFLECYKCRPLLAWSVWWALATCGYFQVVNYAQPLWENIRPSKEYEIYNGYVETLSTLLGALAALLVGYLPINWALWGELVLCVLSLLMAVCVFVMDTLRQIWLCYASYVLFRAMYMLLITVATYQIAASLSTQRYALVFGVNTFMALLLQSLLTFVVVDSAGLGLDVFTQFLIYGGYFAVISTVFLIAGLFRLASRRRCKQDNMDDSRAEAESGSPPISDTSSSR
- the arl6ip6 gene encoding ADP-ribosylation factor-like protein 6-interacting protein 6, coding for MEHPGSSSVGPGGVDRPLSQRHGPRRWSVVALSVLGSAACVSAVGCLCAFIYPILKELRAGRVRGEDGTAERILGFWSILVLSVVVGCICCVFSWTLTYLDSYQPGKGFLSPLSLAHFSDEPGHRFQVGYGAVVLNGIMAMLTVFWILT